One Clupea harengus chromosome 11, Ch_v2.0.2, whole genome shotgun sequence DNA window includes the following coding sequences:
- the LOC116222437 gene encoding uncharacterized protein LOC116222437 yields the protein MPCVSGCIQAAVALCVLLFLRHLSAPTEQHGDQNKRHPHPCMTSSRPSSYHTFLKRHLPQDQPDSLDQNQWQAFIAEHKFCHRPTQSFLRHEDQQQVVGVCSPDGGRTLEDNLCISGRNFTFVTVRIRKNTCEIKKLKRETKHLILACDDIDDTCRPVHFEGNPEDLKPDKNRQPPCERPRSRVSSEAELPMAGWASVLFPLSLPWLLWH from the exons ATG CCTTGTGTCTCCGGCTGTATCCAAGCAGCGGTGGCTCTCTGCGTCCTCCTGTTTCTTCGCCACCTGTCTGCGCCGACCGAGCAGCATGGCGATCAGAACAagcgccacccccacccctgcatgACGTCATCACGTCCCTCCTCGTACCACACCTTCCTGAAGCGTCACTTGCCTCAAGACCAGCCTGACTCTCTCGACCAGAACCAGTGGCAGGCATTCATTGCGGAGCACAAATTCTGTCACCGGCCCACGCAGTCCTTCCTCCGCCACGAGGACCAACAACAGGTGGTGGGTGTGTGCTCGCCAGACGGAGGCAGGACGCTGGAGGACAACCTGTGTATCAGCGGACGGAATTTTACCTTCGTCACGGTGCGCATTCGCAAAAACACCTGTGAAATCAAGAAACTCAAGCGTGAGACTAAGCATCTCATCCTGGCCTGCGATGACATTGATGACACATGCCGACCCGTCCACTTTGAGGGAAATCCAGAAGACTTGAAGCCTGACAAGAACCGCCAGCCTCCATGCGAGCGGCCGCGGTCCAGAGTCAGTTCAGAAGCGGAGCTGCCCATGGCTGGCTGGGCCAGTGTGTTGTTTCCCTTAAGCTTACCATGGCTTCTGTGGCACTAA